The Candidatus Cloacimonadota bacterium region GCGCGAAAGTCCTGCGGTGGATGGGGCAGGGTCCGTGGTCTGAAATGGCCTGAAGGTGCTTTGCCGTTCCGTAACCCTTGTGTTGGGCGAAGCCGTAGAGCGGATATTGGGGTTCGTAGCCGGCCATGAGGCGGTCCCGGTGGACCTTGGCGAGGATGGAGGCGGCTGCGACGCAGGCGGAGAGCGAATCTCCGTGGATCAGGCTGTTTGCCGGGCAGATAAGCCTTGGCGGAAGCTGGTTTCCATCGATAAGGCAGAGGTCGTTTTCCGCGGCGATGGCGGTCACGGCTTCCCGCATCCCTTTCAGCGTGGCCTGCAGGATGTCGTGGCTATCAATCCAGGCGGCGTCCACCTCAACGATGAACCAGGCCGATGCGGAGGAGGTGATTTCGGCGAAAAGCTGTTCCCGGCGGCGGGGGGAGAGTTTTTTGCTGTCGTTGATATCCGGGATGGGATGGCTGTAATCCAATACCACGGCTGCCACCACCACGGGCCCGGCCAGCGCGCCGCGTCCGGCTTCGTCCACCCCGATCAGGCGGCCTTGGAGGTTGGCAATGCCCAGGTCGTGGGCGTAGAGAGCGTTCACAGCGGTTTTTGGAGCAGAAAGAAGAGGCGGAAATAGCGGTTGTCGAGGTCGTTGCCGTCGCGGGAAATCAGATTGGGCCTGGTATCCGGAGAGAAGATGGCCTTGAGACGCAGTTTGGAAGCGGCGCAGAGCTCAACAAGTTCCGGGGACCGGTACACCCTCTGCACGTGGCGTTCCTCAAAACGCTCATAAGCGTTGAGGTTCTTGCGGAAGAGGAGCAAATGCGTTATTTGGCGGTAGGTTAATGGTTCATAAGTGGAAATCTGGACAAGGTAGCCGTCACGGACGCGGTTGAAGGAGGTGGTGTCGCAGAAATTCTCCAGGCTGTTTTTGAGGGTGGAGATGTCGAAAACGAAGGTGCCGCCGGGTTTGAGGGCCTTATGCGCGTGGTTGAGCAGTTGGATGGCATCGGCTTTTTTCACCAGATAGTTGAAGCTGTCGAAGAGGCAGAAGATGAGGTCGTAGCCGCCACCGGGGATGGGATCGGTGAGCGAATTGAGAAAGAGGGAGGGTTTGAAGGGTTTGGCATCTGCCACGTGAAGCATGTAGGGCGAAATGTCGCAGGCATCCACTTCCATGCCCCGGAAAACCAGGATCTCGGAGGCGTTGGCGGTTCCGCAGGCAAGTTCCATAACTCGTTTGGGGGTTTCTTGCGCCACACGCTTGTGCCAGGACAGGATCAGGTCCACCCACTGTTCGTAGTTCACGTGCGACATGTAGGAATCGTAATATTGCGCGAAAAGCGAATAGGAGGTCTGATACGCGGAGGGGCTTCCTGATTTGCATCCGGGAGTGTTTTCAACCGCATCGGCCGAGGCATGGCGCAGGCGGTTCAGGGCGGTCAGGAAATCCACCTTTTCCTCATCCAATGCGAGGTTCAGCGCCTGCCAGCCTTCACCGATATGGCGCACTGTGAACGAGGGCAGGCTTGAGTGGCAGACGGCAGAGACCAGATCGCGGTTTCCGGTGCAGAGCAGTTCGCCGTAGCGGGCGCGGCGGAAGGCTTCAAAATCCGCATAGACGCTGCCGTCTTTGGGCTGACCCAGGGTTTCCGCTTCGGCGAGCAAGATGGCCGGATGGCGGGCTAGGGCCTGGCAGAGTTCATCTATCCGCGCCGTGAAACCCTCTTCCAGCGCGCTCAGATCTGCCAAAGAGAGCCTGGCACCTTCGTAAAGCGTGATGGGGGATGATCCTGTGGCAAGGGCCCAGCGCCTCAGCGTGCCCAGGCTGGCAAAGCAAAGCCGCGTAATTCCCTCTTTCTCAATGTGATCGCGCATCGCGGACACCGGATTGGCCGCGGAAAAGGCCTGGGGGCGGAAACCTGGATGGGCGGGCAATTCTTCCTGGTCCTCCGGTCCCGTGTAAAGGTAATGCCAGCTAATATCAGAGGCGAAAGGAAAGAATCTCCAGATCGCGGCTAGTTGCTGGCGCTCCCAGCGGCTGAGAGCGATGACGGCGATGTCGTTCAAAGCTTCAGAGCAGCTTGTCGCTGGCGCCGGGACGGGTGAGCGGGACCTGGGACGCGCAAAGCGGGCAGGATTCAGCGTTCCAGGCGGGGATGTCCATTTTCAGCAGGGACAGGAAGGGACAGCCAAAATCAGCCTCGCCGCCGGAGCGGTCCACGATTCCGGCTACGGCCTGGACTTCGATTCCGCGCTCGCTGAGGCAAGCGATAACCTCGCGCACGGAACCTCCGGTGGTGATTATATCCTCGACCACCACGGCCTTTT contains the following coding sequences:
- a CDS encoding ribonuclease HII — protein: MGIANLQGRLIGVDEAGRGALAGPVVVAAVVLDYSHPIPDINDSKKLSPRRREQLFAEITSSASAWFIVEVDAAWIDSHDILQATLKGMREAVTAIAAENDLCLIDGNQLPPRLICPANSLIHGDSLSACVAAASILAKVHRDRLMAGYEPQYPLYGFAQHKGYGTAKHLQAISDHGPCPIHRRTFAPLSQI
- a CDS encoding class I SAM-dependent methyltransferase, with amino-acid sequence MNDIAVIALSRWERQQLAAIWRFFPFASDISWHYLYTGPEDQEELPAHPGFRPQAFSAANPVSAMRDHIEKEGITRLCFASLGTLRRWALATGSSPITLYEGARLSLADLSALEEGFTARIDELCQALARHPAILLAEAETLGQPKDGSVYADFEAFRRARYGELLCTGNRDLVSAVCHSSLPSFTVRHIGEGWQALNLALDEEKVDFLTALNRLRHASADAVENTPGCKSGSPSAYQTSYSLFAQYYDSYMSHVNYEQWVDLILSWHKRVAQETPKRVMELACGTANASEILVFRGMEVDACDISPYMLHVADAKPFKPSLFLNSLTDPIPGGGYDLIFCLFDSFNYLVKKADAIQLLNHAHKALKPGGTFVFDISTLKNSLENFCDTTSFNRVRDGYLVQISTYEPLTYRQITHLLLFRKNLNAYERFEERHVQRVYRSPELVELCAASKLRLKAIFSPDTRPNLISRDGNDLDNRYFRLFFLLQKPL